AAACGAGGCCTCTGCTTTTCAGTCCCAGGTTTGGCCGGAGTAGGCGGGACGCGAGGTCAGTCACGTGGCTTCATACAGAAGGATATTTACAAATAAGGGGACGAGTGTCGATGTCTTATTTTAGTCTACTGCCGACTCTTGAGTGAATCCACCAACCTGCAAAGAAACATCTGTAAACACACTGAATCGTTctttaatttgtttaaaaaacaaaaacacataccACTCCATAGCTTCATCTAAACCTGTGCCTTTGGTCGCCGAGGTTTTGAAGATCTGCCACTTCCTGTCTTTGAGGGCGGGGAGGCCCAGCGCGGTGGCCACCTCTGCCGGCGTCATGGCCTGGTCCATGTCTTGCTTATTGGCAAACACCACCAGGATGGCCTTCTTCAGTTCCTCCTCCTGGTGTTAAAGAAAAATTACATCACCGTCTCGAGATTATTAATCGGTTTAATTGACTCGCCTCTAACATGGCCACAAGCTCGGACTTCGAGATGCCCATTCGGTCACGGTCGCTGCTGTCCACCACGTAGATGACGGCGTCCGTGTTGGAGTAGTAGCACCGCCAGTATGGCCTAGGAGAAGACATAATTAATACAAATAAGAGGCTGATCTCATTCTAAATTAGTGCCGGATATGTACCGGATGCTCGTCTGGCCTCCCAGATCCCACACTTGGAACTTAAGATTTTTGTATGTGACTGTCTCCACATTAAAGCCGATCGCTGCGGGAGAGGGACAACTTTTAGTTCTCAGACTGGTTGGGAAGCAATGATTTAGCCACAGTACTTACTGGGAATTGTGGTGACCACCTCTCCAACTTGCAGCCGGTACAGAATAGTAGTTTTCCCTGCACCATCCAAACCTAAGATGAGAATTCTCATCTCCCTGGTTCCAAATAGGCCAGAGAAAAGACTGGAGAAGAAGCCACCTAGGAATACACATGCGTTTTGCTGTATTAACCCGTCTCCAAGCAGCAACAAATTGATTCCTTCAATTTTGCAATAGATGCAAAGATATGGAACGTGAAGAATTAGTTTAACAATGACGACGTCTTTGATCCAGCCGGATTGACTGGTTAGCCAACTTTACCTTAGCAACAGTAGCCAAGTACGATTGGAGTTGAAAACCTCAAGCTGTCATTTTGCTGCGAAGTGTTTTACACTGAGgtgactctttttttgttgttgttgcataacTAGGCTAGATCGGTTATGTTTGAAGTGTGCACTCTACACCAAAACAATCATTGCAGGGAGCTAACATGGCATGTAGCTTTAGCCAGTTTAGCTAAAACCCTAAAATGAAGTCGACAAGCAAGAATAATTACAAACTAGAGCGTTTTTGCGGTAACTCCAAGAGCTTGCTTATTAttcaataaatataaattaggttttatttcaaaatacgCACCCATATTTCTATAAGACCACGGGACACGTCTCGCAGGTTGATCTGAAAGCTTCCGTGTGGTGACGTGTTATTGGGTGACGTCATCCACCGACACGGAAGCTTTCTTACACGTTTTAACATATGTTACATGCAATTTATCATGTCTtataaaaatgatatttaaatttttagTAACCCTATTTACACAAAAGTCTTAAAAGattccaaatttaaaaacaggGTTTTCATCGAAAGTGCCGCTGGTCGAACGAAAGCTGTATGCTTAAAGTGCTTATTCAAGAAGCCAAATCGTTTCTAAAACGTTTGTATTGAGTGTTTATAAAACGTTTTTATTTAGCGCAGAGTATCTTTGTTATGGACTAcagatcatttcaaaatgtttagtCTTAAATgtcttataataataaataagcgCATAATTCTGAAACAATGTTGCAGGGGGGGAAATGagtatttttcatcttttatacaaatacagtaataatccaaagtttgaaaacaccttcaaatttaaaatataataaaatataatcaatTTAAATATTCTCTCCAGCAGTCATTTCCGTTCCGTTCAAGTTTAATGACAgctagtgtattttttttaacaattttgACCCGAACATTTATTAAGCATTAAAGGGAATTTTAACACTAGTTTGGTTGTGAACGCAACTCGAGCCGGAGCGAAGGAGTTGCCCCTCTCTCAACATCATCAAATTTATGATCTCTCTTGGAGGAATATCCTCTCGGTGAGCTGCggctttaattttgaaaaaagaaaaaaaaatgcaagcctTTTGCAGCAAGTCGAGCATGCGGGTTTGAACCCTCTTCGTCCACGGATGGGTCTGGCGGCGCCTATCGCCTGAGACATCAGTTGCAATCCTCGGCGAGACGCAGACGGGATGGGGGAGCGTTCGGACCGAGCCCCTCTGCTGGACTGGGAGGAGGTTCCGTCCGCGGAGAAGCCCACCGGTGCTGACAACCGGGAGCGACTCCCAAGTCCCTGTGGCTCGCCGGCTTCCACCGTGCCGGGGCTTGGGTGGAGCGGCGCTCCGGGGGGTCCAGACGGCTGCGGCGCCCCGCCCGCGACCTCCATCACCCAGGCGGGCGTGGATGGATTGCTGCGCCCCGACGCAGTGGAGCATCCCTCGGATTCAGGACCCGGGGATGTGCAGCTAGAAGAACGGATCGTGACGTGGGAGGAAAAGGACCAAATCGTCTCGGTTTTTGTGGTTGCGTTCAACACCAGAACAGGTGGGACATCAAATATGCAACACACCACTATGACGATTGcagttcattaggtacacacaAATATCTCTTAAAACTGCCTTCATTTTTATGTATTACCAATCACAACAATTCTATTTTGTGACTATTCCTAATAATATcagtaaaaaagaaagcacagcGAGGACAATCCGTGTCTGCATGTCTCAAACAGGTGTGGCCCTGTTTTATGACCTGGCCTtgagttggggaaaaaaaaataatcggtGATTAATTAGTCATCTTAAGACTGCTACCCTCTCCATTTTCTTCTCAGGCTTCCAGCGAAACAGTATAGCCAAGTCGGCTCACTGATCCACAGGaacaaaacatgaataaaacagCAGCTTCTGTGCAAAGGACAGCTGGGACACTTGATGGCGGTTGGGTGGGCTTGCATTTTGCTTTCACAGTGGGCTTAACAAAGCTTCTTTGCTCTAATAAGATTTTGCCCAATTTACTTGCATCATTTTTCAACtccaaaagttaaatacaaccgAACAGAACTTAGGCAGTAGCTCCAAAAATTGCATTCCTGACCTCTTATCAGTCCATATTTACTCAACCGCCGCAGAACGTATTAAAGAAATCGACCCCGGGGTGTCCGTGTTGTTAACATGatttatgtgtgcgtgtggcaGGCAACATGCTTGAGTGGTGCCTGCCCAAGGATATGGACCTGGATGGAGTGGAGTTTAAAGCCATCGCCAGCGGCTCCCACAGAGTCACCACAGACTTCATGTAAGCGGCTGCCAATTGcatgtaaatatttcattaaCAGTTTGTTAGTGTTCATATTTTACAAGcatttcattcatatttgATTGATTCTGTTATATCtaactgaaaaacaaaattattgtcaaaattacatttgaattagatcagaaaaatgtatttaaagtatattaattattatatatttattaaagaACAGTTTTGGTCAAATAATCAAttgaattaataaaaaaataacaataaaacaaatgcatgaaATTAGAAtgctatttgatttgatttataaaacactttatttataaaatactCATAACACTTATTTTAGAGGACACTTTTAACTcgttaaatattaaaaataaaattcaacccaaaaaaatgaacatcttGAACAACAGAATAAAATCCTGTATCTTCCTCTTGGCAGAATGTGCCgccagtcaaaaaaaaaaaaaattttttaaaaagcagctCAGCCATCTGGCCATGTCGGCGCATCCATGATTCACAGGCTTTATctgcccccccttccccctgCCCAGATACTTCCGGAAAGGCTCCTACTTCGGCTTGGCCTGCTTTGCCAACATGGCGGTGGAGAGCGCGGCGGAGCGCGGCGCCAGGATGAAGTCGGTGGGCATCCTGTCGCCTTCCTACACTTTGCTCTACCGCTACATGAGCTTCTTGGAGCACCAA
This genomic window from Syngnathus acus chromosome 23, fSynAcu1.2, whole genome shotgun sequence contains:
- the arl1 gene encoding ADP-ribosylation factor-like protein 1 encodes the protein MGGFFSSLFSGLFGTREMRILILGLDGAGKTTILYRLQVGEVVTTIPTIGFNVETVTYKNLKFQVWDLGGQTSIRPYWRCYYSNTDAVIYVVDSSDRDRMGISKSELVAMLEEEELKKAILVVFANKQDMDQAMTPAEVATALGLPALKDRKWQIFKTSATKGTGLDEAMEWLVDSLKSRQ